The genomic interval CACATGGACCGGCAGTCCGGTCCGGGCGCCGAGCACGTCCCGCACCGGCACCTCGTGCCAGCCCAGCAGGGGGTGCTCGACCACGGTCCCGGAGTCCCGGTCCACCCAGCCGCCGGCCGCGAAGCCGACGCCCAGGCAACGCAGCCGCGGGGACCGGGCGAGGAGCGCGCCGAGTCCGTCGGCGGCCCGCGCCAGGATCGCGTCGGCGCCGACGCCGGTGCCGGCGCCGACGCTGTCGCTGTCGGCTCCGTCGTGCCGGAGCTCCCGTACGGCCACCACCCGGCCGCGCAGATCGAGCAGCGCCACGGTCGTATAGGGGACGGCCACATGGACCCCGCCCACGACGAACTGTGTCTCGTCGAGGTCCAGGGGCACATGGGGTCGGCCCACACCCTGGGACTGCCGGGGCACCTCCGACTCACGGATCAGGCCGAGTTCGGTGAAGCGCGAGCAGTAGTCGGTCACGGACGCCGGGGACAGTCCGGTCAGCCGGGCGATGGTGCTGCGGGCCACCGGACCGTGCTCCAGCACGGATCGCAGGACGACGCTGGCGCTCGTCCGGCGCCGGGATGTGGAAGGGGGAGCGACAGGGGGTGCCGCGGTACGGGGCATGGAAGACCGTCCTCGGGAACGGGGCCGACACGTCTCGGAGGATGAGGCGCGCCGGAGCCCGCCTCACACCGGACGGCGACAGACAGCCGTGCCCACGCGTCGCAGGTCGACATGGCGACGCGAGGAGAAGTACCGGGACTGGGCGACCATGTCTGGAAGGGTAGGTCAGAAACCGTGAATCCGACCAGACCACTAGGGTTCATTGGTGAGTCCCCACAGCGGCGTGATCCCGCGCCCCTGTAGCCGGGCCCACCTCACCTCAGTGACAGGCATCACGCCGTACCGGGTGTAACCGGCATCCTTTGTCCGGAGCCCACCAAGCCCCCGCTCCCCCCTTTGTCGGGCGCTGACGGTGATCGGCCGGAACACGCTGGGATAGCGTCACGATGTCCCTCGCCGTTCCCACCCTCGCGGAGTCCCCATGAGCACCGCCGTCGCCCCCGTCCGCACCGGCCAGGTCCTCGCCGACCTGATCCCCGCCTCCCGCGTCCGGGACGTCGCGCTCGTGGTGGGCGGCGCCGCGCTCACCGGCCTCGCGGCCCAACTCTCCGTGCCCGTGCCGGGTTCCCCGGTGCCGGTGACCGGCCAGACCTTCGCCGCGCTGCTCGTCGGCACGACCCTCGGCGCCCGCCGCGGTGTCGCCTCCCTCGCCCTGTACGCGCTGGCCGGCCTCGCCGGGCTCCCGTGGTTCGCCCAGGGCACCTCCGGGTTCTCCGTCTCCTTCGGCTACATCCTCGGCATGATCCTGGCTTCCGCCGCCGTCGGCGCCCTGGCCCGCCGCGGCGCCGACCGGAACGTGTGGCGGACGGCAGGTGCCATGCTGGTAGGCGAGGCGATCATCTACGCGGTCGGCGTCCCGTACCTCGCCTACGCCGCCGACATGTCGCTGTCCGCCGCGGTCGCGGCCGGCCTCACGCCCTTCCTCCTCGGCGACGCCCTCAAGGCGGCCCTGGCGATGGGCGTCCTGCCGACCGCCTGGAAGCTCGTCAAGCGCTGACGTCCCTCCTGAAGAGGCTCGCCGGGTCGTACCGCGACTCCAACTCGGCGAGCCTCTTGCGTGTTTCGGCGTCGTACAGCCCTTCGGTCCGGTCTCGGCCCCGAAGGCGAAGTGACGGTACGGCCGAGGGTGACGAGCGCGAGGAGCGCGAACGCCGGGTCCAGCAGCGCACGCGCCCGCAGCCGCTCACCCATGGTCAACAGCCGTACCAGGAAACGCCCTTCGCGGTACGGCACCGAGTTCGGCGCCGGCCGCGCCAGCGCGCCGCCCAGGTGGTTGAGCTGTACGACGACCTCCCCCATCCCCGGAGTCCGGCCCGGTCCGTGCGAGCAGCTCACCGGCCCGTTCCACGTCCAGTTCGCCGAGCACCGCGCTGTCCCCGTAGTAGCTGTGCGGGGCGTCGGGGTCGCTGTGGATGGTGCGGCTCTCGGCGTACGGCATCTCGCGCAGCGAGTCCGCGAGCACCGGGCCGAGCTCCCGCAGCGGGGCGGCGAGTCGGTCACCGTCGGCGCCCGTGTACGCGACCCGCACGGGAGACGACGTACCGCCCTCGCAGGCGCGGCGGCAGCGCCGGGACGTCCGGATACGGCACGGCCGCGAAGGACGAGTTCAGGGTGGCCGGGACGGTCCGGGGCCACTCC from Streptomyces sp. CC0208 carries:
- a CDS encoding ROK family protein; protein product: MPRTAAPPVAPPSTSRRRTSASVVLRSVLEHGPVARSTIARLTGLSPASVTDYCSRFTELGLIRESEVPRQSQGVGRPHVPLDLDETQFVVGGVHVAVPYTTVALLDLRGRVVAVRELRHDGADSDSVGAGTGVGADAILARAADGLGALLARSPRLRCLGVGFAAGGWVDRDSGTVVEHPLLGWHEVPVRDVLGARTGLPVHVDGHARALVNAERLFGRARGSRSVLHLFVGNVVDAAFATNDEVHHGPRSQAGAIAHLPVPGGTEPCDCGRTGCLQAELSERTLCRRARQAGIVEGVNPMHVVAAAAAGDPVAARLLTERAGAVGRAARLLLDVLNPETVVVTEVGILHREDCLGALREGVGDDRAASVIPSSFPDSVLAVAGGSVALDVLYRDPLAASPEAI
- a CDS encoding biotin transporter BioY — encoded protein: MSTAVAPVRTGQVLADLIPASRVRDVALVVGGAALTGLAAQLSVPVPGSPVPVTGQTFAALLVGTTLGARRGVASLALYALAGLAGLPWFAQGTSGFSVSFGYILGMILASAAVGALARRGADRNVWRTAGAMLVGEAIIYAVGVPYLAYAADMSLSAAVAAGLTPFLLGDALKAALAMGVLPTAWKLVKR